One Spea bombifrons isolate aSpeBom1 chromosome 1, aSpeBom1.2.pri, whole genome shotgun sequence DNA window includes the following coding sequences:
- the GIT2 gene encoding ARF GTPase-activating protein GIT2 isoform X3, with the protein MSKRLRSPEVCADCSVQDPRWASINRGVLICDECCSVHRSLGRHISQVRHLKHTPWPPTLLQMVQTLYSNGANSIWEHSLLDPASIMSGKRKANPQDKVHPNKAEFIRAKYQMLAFVHRLPCRDDDTAKDLSKQLHSSVRTGNLETCLRLLSLGAQANFFNPEKGSTPLHVAAKAGQILQAELLTVYGADPGTPDSAGKTPIDYARQGGHHELADRLVEIQHELTDRLAFYLCGRKPDHKNGQHFIIPQMADSSLDLSELAKAAKKKLQSLSNHLFEELAMDVYDEVDRRETDAVWLATQNHSTLVTETTVVPFLPVNPEYSSTRNQGRQKLARFNAHEFATLVIDILSDAKRRQQGNAIPTPKENVELVLKSISNQNSGESQDNDQPDYDSVASDEEAELEPALNKTGREKSLEADLSDGGVTVQEFLDVKNALVASEAKIQQLMKVNNNLSDELRVMQKKLQTLQYENTNLRRQATTNLYQAPAGSEYTDLSNPAALKRRPSARGSRPMSMYETGSVQKPYLPIGEVSYPEENISRLQPFPQHMVRSAFVTSSSSLPSFPSTLSWSRDESTRRGSKVEKQSSVPESDYDNTIHDAELDDTSSSRKIRQRSMAWQGEGSIPESGDPDVEASCVLPSTEDVIRKTEQITKNIQELLRAAQENKHDSYIPCSERIHVAVTEMAALFPKKPKSDMVRTSLRLLTSSAYRLQSECKKTLPVESSPVTDVQLVTQQVIQCAYDIAKAAKQLVTITTKENTN; encoded by the exons aTCCTCGCTGGGCATCCATTAACAGAGGAGTGCTGATCTGTGATGAATGTTGCAGTGTCCACCGGAGTCTGGGTCGTCATATCTCACAAGTGAGGCATCTTAAACATACACCGTGGCCTCCCACTCTTTTACAG ATGGTTCAAACACTGTATAGCAATGGTGCAAATTCCATATGGGAACATTCTTTGCTTGACCCTGCATCCATAATGAGCGGAAAACGTAAAGCCAACCCCCAGGATAAAGTACA TCCTAACAAAGCAGAATTTATAAGAGCCAAGTATCAAATGCTGGCATTTGTGCATCGCTTGCCATGTCGTGATGATGATACAGCCAAAGACCTTAGTAAG CAACTTCATTCAAGTGTGAGAACCGGGAATTTGGAAACATGTCTCAGGTTGTTATCCTTAGGGGCACAGGCCAATTTCTTTAACCCA GAAAAAGGAAGTACACCTCTCCATGTTGCAGCTAAAGCAGGGCAGATCTTACAGGCTGAACTTCTCACGGTGTACGGGGCAGATCCAGGCACCCCAGATTCTGCTGGAAAAACACCCATTGACTATGCAAG GCAAGGAGGCCACCATGAGTTGGCAGATCGACTTGTGGAAATACAGCATGAATTGACAGACAGGCTAGCGTTTTATTTATGTGGCAGGAAACCAG ATCACAAAAATGGACAACACTTCATCATACCACAAATGGCAGACAG TAGTCTAGACTTATCAGAACTGGccaaagcagcaaagaaaaaacttCAGTCT CTCAGTAATCACTTATTTGAAGAATTGGCTATGGATGTTTATGATGAGGTTGACAGACGGGAAACGGATGCTG TCTGGTTGGCCACTCAGAACCACAGCACTCTCGTGACAGAGACCACAGTTGTTCCTTTCCTTCCTGTAAATCCAGAATATTCGTCTACACGTAACCAG ggAAGACAAAAATTAGCACGTTTCAATGCACATGAATTTGCCACCTTGGTAATAGACATTTTAAGTGATGCCAAAAGAAGACAGCAGGGAAATGCCATTCCCACACCCAAAG AAAATGTGGAGTTAGTATTGAAAAGTATTAGCAATCAAAATAGCGGTGAGAGCCAAGATAATGATCAACCAGATTATGACAGTGTCGCTTCAGATGAAGAAGCCGAGTTGGAACCAGCGCTAAATAAAACCGGTAGAGAAAAG AGTTTGGAAGCAGACTTGTCAGATGGCGGAGTCACGGTACAAGAGTTTCTCGACGTAAAAAATGCTCTGGTTGCCTCAGAAGCAAAAATACAACAACTAATGAAAGTTAACAACAACTTGAGTGATGAGCTTCGAGTAATGCAGAAAAAG CTTCAAACGCTGCAGTATGAGAACACGAACCTCAGGAGGCAGGCCACAACTAATCTCTATCAGGCGCCGGCTGGGTCCGAATACACAGACCTCTCCAACCCAGCTGCCTTGAAGAGGCGTCCTTCTGCAAGAGGCAGCAGGCCCATGTCTATGTATGAGACTGGATCGGTTCAGAAACCCTACCTCCCAATAGGAGAAGTTTCTTATCCAGAGGAGAATATTAGCAGACTGCAGCCTTTCCCACAACAC ATGGTGAGGAGTGCATTTGTGACCTCCTCTTCGTCCCTGCCTTCCTTCCCCTCCACGCTTTCCTGGTCAAGAGACGAAAGCACTCGAAGG GGATCAAAAGTAGAAAAGCAGAGCAGCGTCCCAGAAAGCGATTATGATAATACCATTCATGATGCTGAACTAGATGATACAAG CTCAAGCAGGAAGATAAGGCAGAGAAGCATGGCATGGCAAGGAGAAGGCTCCATCCCCGAAAGTGGTGACCCCGATGTAGAAGCCAGCTGTGTGCTACCCAGTACAGAAGACGTCATCAGGAAAACCGAGCAGATAACAAAAAACATCCAGGAGCTCCTGAGGGCTGCCCAGGAAAACAAGCATGACAG CTACATACCATGCTCAGAAAGAATACATGTTGCAGTGACCGAAATGGCAGCTCTGTTTCCAAAG AAACCGAAATCGGACATGGTGAGGACATCCCTACGGCTGCTCACGTCCAGCGCTTACCGGCTCCAGTCAGAGTGCAAGAAGACCCTTCCTGTAGAATCCAGCCCCGTGACTGACGTCCAGCTGGTGACGCAACAAGTGATTCAGTGCGCCTACGATATCGCCAAGGCAGCGAAACAGCTCGTCACCATTACAACCAAAGAGAATACAAACTGA
- the GIT2 gene encoding ARF GTPase-activating protein GIT2 isoform X4, with amino-acid sequence MSKRLRSPEVCADCSVQDPRWASINRGVLICDECCSVHRSLGRHISQVRHLKHTPWPPTLLQMVQTLYSNGANSIWEHSLLDPASIMSGKRKANPQDKVHPNKAEFIRAKYQMLAFVHRLPCRDDDTAKDLSKQLHSSVRTGNLETCLRLLSLGAQANFFNPEKGSTPLHVAAKAGQILQAELLTVYGADPGTPDSAGKTPIDYARQGGHHELADRLVEIQHELTDRLAFYLCGRKPDHKNGQHFIIPQMADSSLDLSELAKAAKKKLQSLSNHLFEELAMDVYDEVDRRETDAVWLATQNHSTLVTETTVVPFLPVNPEYSSTRNQGRQKLARFNAHEFATLVIDILSDAKRRQQGNAIPTPKENVELVLKSISNQNSGESQDNDQPDYDSVASDEEAELEPALNKTGREKSLEADLSDGGVTVQEFLDVKNALVASEAKIQQLMKVNNNLSDELRVMQKKLQTLQYENTNLRRQATTNLYQAPAGSEYTDLSNPAALKRRPSARGSRPMSMYETGSVQKPYLPIGEVSYPEENISRLQPFPQHMVRSAFVTSSSSLPSFPSTLSWSRDESTRRGSKVEKQSSVPESDYDNTIHDAELDDTSSSRKIRQRSMAWQGEGSIPESGDPDVEASCVLPSTEDVIRKTEQITKNIQELLRAAQENKHDRPTEREGVRKLRHSLGCFRPLVPWAEKAPLQPLTLQQSDSTAWYSGLCPCFPATYHAQKEYMLQ; translated from the exons aTCCTCGCTGGGCATCCATTAACAGAGGAGTGCTGATCTGTGATGAATGTTGCAGTGTCCACCGGAGTCTGGGTCGTCATATCTCACAAGTGAGGCATCTTAAACATACACCGTGGCCTCCCACTCTTTTACAG ATGGTTCAAACACTGTATAGCAATGGTGCAAATTCCATATGGGAACATTCTTTGCTTGACCCTGCATCCATAATGAGCGGAAAACGTAAAGCCAACCCCCAGGATAAAGTACA TCCTAACAAAGCAGAATTTATAAGAGCCAAGTATCAAATGCTGGCATTTGTGCATCGCTTGCCATGTCGTGATGATGATACAGCCAAAGACCTTAGTAAG CAACTTCATTCAAGTGTGAGAACCGGGAATTTGGAAACATGTCTCAGGTTGTTATCCTTAGGGGCACAGGCCAATTTCTTTAACCCA GAAAAAGGAAGTACACCTCTCCATGTTGCAGCTAAAGCAGGGCAGATCTTACAGGCTGAACTTCTCACGGTGTACGGGGCAGATCCAGGCACCCCAGATTCTGCTGGAAAAACACCCATTGACTATGCAAG GCAAGGAGGCCACCATGAGTTGGCAGATCGACTTGTGGAAATACAGCATGAATTGACAGACAGGCTAGCGTTTTATTTATGTGGCAGGAAACCAG ATCACAAAAATGGACAACACTTCATCATACCACAAATGGCAGACAG TAGTCTAGACTTATCAGAACTGGccaaagcagcaaagaaaaaacttCAGTCT CTCAGTAATCACTTATTTGAAGAATTGGCTATGGATGTTTATGATGAGGTTGACAGACGGGAAACGGATGCTG TCTGGTTGGCCACTCAGAACCACAGCACTCTCGTGACAGAGACCACAGTTGTTCCTTTCCTTCCTGTAAATCCAGAATATTCGTCTACACGTAACCAG ggAAGACAAAAATTAGCACGTTTCAATGCACATGAATTTGCCACCTTGGTAATAGACATTTTAAGTGATGCCAAAAGAAGACAGCAGGGAAATGCCATTCCCACACCCAAAG AAAATGTGGAGTTAGTATTGAAAAGTATTAGCAATCAAAATAGCGGTGAGAGCCAAGATAATGATCAACCAGATTATGACAGTGTCGCTTCAGATGAAGAAGCCGAGTTGGAACCAGCGCTAAATAAAACCGGTAGAGAAAAG AGTTTGGAAGCAGACTTGTCAGATGGCGGAGTCACGGTACAAGAGTTTCTCGACGTAAAAAATGCTCTGGTTGCCTCAGAAGCAAAAATACAACAACTAATGAAAGTTAACAACAACTTGAGTGATGAGCTTCGAGTAATGCAGAAAAAG CTTCAAACGCTGCAGTATGAGAACACGAACCTCAGGAGGCAGGCCACAACTAATCTCTATCAGGCGCCGGCTGGGTCCGAATACACAGACCTCTCCAACCCAGCTGCCTTGAAGAGGCGTCCTTCTGCAAGAGGCAGCAGGCCCATGTCTATGTATGAGACTGGATCGGTTCAGAAACCCTACCTCCCAATAGGAGAAGTTTCTTATCCAGAGGAGAATATTAGCAGACTGCAGCCTTTCCCACAACAC ATGGTGAGGAGTGCATTTGTGACCTCCTCTTCGTCCCTGCCTTCCTTCCCCTCCACGCTTTCCTGGTCAAGAGACGAAAGCACTCGAAGG GGATCAAAAGTAGAAAAGCAGAGCAGCGTCCCAGAAAGCGATTATGATAATACCATTCATGATGCTGAACTAGATGATACAAG CTCAAGCAGGAAGATAAGGCAGAGAAGCATGGCATGGCAAGGAGAAGGCTCCATCCCCGAAAGTGGTGACCCCGATGTAGAAGCCAGCTGTGTGCTACCCAGTACAGAAGACGTCATCAGGAAAACCGAGCAGATAACAAAAAACATCCAGGAGCTCCTGAGGGCTGCCCAGGAAAACAAGCATGACAG ACCCACTGAGCGTGAGGGGGTGCGTAAGCTGAGGCATAGCCTTGGCTGTTTTAGGCCACTGGTTCCCTGGGCAGAGAAAGCCCCCCTGCAGCCACTGACACTCCAGCAGTCTGACTCTACCGCCTGGTACTCCGGCCTCTGTCCCTGTTTCCCAG CTACATACCATGCTCAGAAAGAATACATGTTGCAGTGA
- the GIT2 gene encoding ARF GTPase-activating protein GIT2 isoform X7 translates to MSKRLRSPEVCADCSVQDPRWASINRGVLICDECCSVHRSLGRHISQVRHLKHTPWPPTLLQMVQTLYSNGANSIWEHSLLDPASIMSGKRKANPQDKVHPNKAEFIRAKYQMLAFVHRLPCRDDDTAKDLSKQLHSSVRTGNLETCLRLLSLGAQANFFNPEKGSTPLHVAAKAGQILQAELLTVYGADPGTPDSAGKTPIDYARQGGHHELADRLVEIQHELTDRLAFYLCGRKPDHKNGQHFIIPQMADSSLDLSELAKAAKKKLQSLSNHLFEELAMDVYDEVDRRETDAVWLATQNHSTLVTETTVVPFLPVNPEYSSTRNQGRQKLARFNAHEFATLVIDILSDAKRRQQGNAIPTPKENVELVLKSISNQNSGESQDNDQPDYDSVASDEEAELEPALNKTGREKSLEADLSDGGVTVQEFLDVKNALVASEAKIQQLMKVNNNLSDELRVMQKKLLEKEDI, encoded by the exons aTCCTCGCTGGGCATCCATTAACAGAGGAGTGCTGATCTGTGATGAATGTTGCAGTGTCCACCGGAGTCTGGGTCGTCATATCTCACAAGTGAGGCATCTTAAACATACACCGTGGCCTCCCACTCTTTTACAG ATGGTTCAAACACTGTATAGCAATGGTGCAAATTCCATATGGGAACATTCTTTGCTTGACCCTGCATCCATAATGAGCGGAAAACGTAAAGCCAACCCCCAGGATAAAGTACA TCCTAACAAAGCAGAATTTATAAGAGCCAAGTATCAAATGCTGGCATTTGTGCATCGCTTGCCATGTCGTGATGATGATACAGCCAAAGACCTTAGTAAG CAACTTCATTCAAGTGTGAGAACCGGGAATTTGGAAACATGTCTCAGGTTGTTATCCTTAGGGGCACAGGCCAATTTCTTTAACCCA GAAAAAGGAAGTACACCTCTCCATGTTGCAGCTAAAGCAGGGCAGATCTTACAGGCTGAACTTCTCACGGTGTACGGGGCAGATCCAGGCACCCCAGATTCTGCTGGAAAAACACCCATTGACTATGCAAG GCAAGGAGGCCACCATGAGTTGGCAGATCGACTTGTGGAAATACAGCATGAATTGACAGACAGGCTAGCGTTTTATTTATGTGGCAGGAAACCAG ATCACAAAAATGGACAACACTTCATCATACCACAAATGGCAGACAG TAGTCTAGACTTATCAGAACTGGccaaagcagcaaagaaaaaacttCAGTCT CTCAGTAATCACTTATTTGAAGAATTGGCTATGGATGTTTATGATGAGGTTGACAGACGGGAAACGGATGCTG TCTGGTTGGCCACTCAGAACCACAGCACTCTCGTGACAGAGACCACAGTTGTTCCTTTCCTTCCTGTAAATCCAGAATATTCGTCTACACGTAACCAG ggAAGACAAAAATTAGCACGTTTCAATGCACATGAATTTGCCACCTTGGTAATAGACATTTTAAGTGATGCCAAAAGAAGACAGCAGGGAAATGCCATTCCCACACCCAAAG AAAATGTGGAGTTAGTATTGAAAAGTATTAGCAATCAAAATAGCGGTGAGAGCCAAGATAATGATCAACCAGATTATGACAGTGTCGCTTCAGATGAAGAAGCCGAGTTGGAACCAGCGCTAAATAAAACCGGTAGAGAAAAG AGTTTGGAAGCAGACTTGTCAGATGGCGGAGTCACGGTACAAGAGTTTCTCGACGTAAAAAATGCTCTGGTTGCCTCAGAAGCAAAAATACAACAACTAATGAAAGTTAACAACAACTTGAGTGATGAGCTTCGAGTAATGCAGAAAAAG TTACTGGAAAAAGAGGATATTTAA